A region from the Melioribacter roseus P3M-2 genome encodes:
- the miaA gene encoding tRNA (adenosine(37)-N6)-dimethylallyltransferase MiaA, translated as MKYNLITVLGPTAAGKTRLAAQLAHRFNGEIISADSRQVYRSLNIGTGKDLDDYIVNGKQIKYHLIDVVEPTEEFNLYSFNRMFYRAYEEIVRNNKIPFLAGGTPLYIHSILKGYKLGKADFSRYEELNKLTDEDLKSLLLKVSPKLHNTTDLSNRDRMIKAIIVKNAAEEPAVIKIDSLVIGIKYERNEIKKRITERLKKRLKEGMIEEAKELIKSGLTYEKLEFFGLEYKYLSLYLKGELNYNDMFQKLNSAIHNFAKRQMTWYRKMEREGIEIFWLDGADVEKATEIIKEYYFNE; from the coding sequence ATGAAATATAATTTGATTACCGTTTTGGGACCCACTGCGGCGGGCAAAACACGCCTCGCAGCGCAATTGGCGCATCGGTTCAACGGCGAAATAATTTCGGCGGATTCGCGCCAGGTATACCGCAGCTTGAACATCGGCACGGGCAAAGACCTCGACGACTATATTGTAAACGGAAAGCAAATCAAATATCATTTGATCGACGTAGTCGAACCGACCGAAGAATTTAATCTCTATTCTTTCAATCGAATGTTTTATCGGGCTTACGAAGAGATTGTTCGAAACAATAAAATTCCTTTCCTCGCCGGAGGAACGCCGCTCTATATCCATTCGATTTTGAAAGGATACAAACTCGGTAAAGCCGATTTCTCCAGATACGAAGAACTGAATAAACTTACAGACGAAGATCTGAAAAGTCTCCTGCTGAAAGTAAGTCCGAAACTTCATAACACAACCGATTTGTCAAATCGCGACAGGATGATAAAAGCCATTATTGTAAAAAACGCGGCGGAAGAACCTGCCGTAATAAAAATCGACTCGCTCGTTATCGGTATTAAATATGAAAGAAACGAAATTAAAAAACGAATAACCGAACGCCTCAAGAAAAGATTAAAAGAAGGAATGATTGAAGAGGCGAAAGAATTGATTAAGTCGGGATTGACGTACGAAAAACTCGAATTCTTCGGTCTTGAATACAAGTATCTATCGCTCTATCTTAAAGGCGAGTTGAATTATAACGACATGTTCCAAAAGTTAAACAGCGCCATTCACAATTTTGCCAAACGCCAGATGACCTGGTACCGGAAAATGGAAAGGGAGGGAATCGAAATCTTTTGGCTCGACGGCGCCGACGTTGAAAAAGCAACGGAGATAATAAAAGAATATTACTTCAATGAATAA
- a CDS encoding glycosyltransferase, producing MNNLPEFIKKYKQLDLSRSIFTRDEKKYDSIAVVPAIDEYDNLIVLLNSLAELEKKYLDDTLFLFVINNSDKAGEGVKENNRRSLEMINNLICNKITDTRLNPGIIESGLNLGTVDASTPGNELPDKHAGVGYARKTGMDLALTKFDYSNDKKKIIICLDADCTVDNNYLTEIVESFNKRNLNAAYVDYEHTLPSDEIEKSAAITYEIFLRYYTLMLKYTNSPYAYQTIGSTMVCTAEFYCKAGGMNKKKAGEDFYFLEKLRKQTDIKLISGAKVRPAGRISWRVPFGTGRSINEFCNSVKEKGNAESELSVYNPSIFLLLKKWHAVYYRHDYYENGREILNSAVSVHEGIEKFLVEQGFPIAWERINENAASPDQIMKQKFLWFDAFRTMKLIHYLRDNYFPNVNLFDAVDRMFELYDIKPGIARKGNIPGIEEQMKYLDYIRKLYVKIMES from the coding sequence ATGAATAACTTGCCTGAATTCATTAAAAAGTATAAACAACTCGACCTGAGCAGGTCGATATTTACGCGCGACGAAAAAAAGTACGACAGCATTGCGGTTGTGCCTGCAATTGACGAATACGATAATTTGATTGTCCTCTTGAATTCGCTCGCCGAACTCGAAAAAAAGTATCTTGACGATACATTGTTTCTCTTCGTAATAAACAATTCCGACAAAGCCGGCGAAGGCGTCAAAGAAAATAACCGCCGCAGTCTTGAAATGATTAATAATCTTATCTGCAATAAAATTACGGATACGCGTTTAAATCCGGGAATTATCGAATCCGGATTGAATTTAGGAACCGTAGACGCGTCTACTCCCGGAAACGAACTGCCGGATAAACACGCCGGAGTCGGATATGCGCGAAAAACGGGAATGGACCTGGCGCTTACAAAATTCGATTATTCGAACGACAAAAAGAAAATAATAATTTGCCTGGACGCCGACTGCACGGTGGATAATAATTATTTGACCGAGATAGTGGAAAGTTTTAATAAAAGAAATCTTAACGCGGCTTATGTCGACTACGAACATACTCTGCCTTCGGATGAAATCGAAAAGAGCGCCGCTATAACTTACGAAATATTTCTAAGGTATTATACGCTGATGCTTAAATATACGAACTCGCCCTACGCCTATCAGACCATCGGCTCGACAATGGTTTGTACAGCCGAGTTTTACTGCAAAGCGGGCGGTATGAACAAAAAGAAGGCGGGAGAAGATTTTTACTTTCTCGAAAAATTAAGAAAACAGACGGATATTAAGTTGATTTCGGGCGCGAAAGTAAGACCGGCGGGAAGAATTTCATGGCGGGTGCCGTTCGGCACGGGCAGAAGCATAAACGAATTTTGCAACAGCGTTAAAGAAAAAGGCAACGCCGAATCGGAGTTGTCCGTTTATAATCCGTCGATATTCTTATTACTCAAAAAGTGGCACGCTGTCTATTATCGTCATGATTACTACGAGAACGGCCGGGAGATATTGAATAGCGCCGTCTCTGTGCATGAAGGCATTGAGAAATTTCTTGTGGAACAGGGATTTCCAATCGCCTGGGAAAGAATTAATGAAAATGCGGCAAGTCCTGATCAGATAATGAAACAGAAATTTTTGTGGTTTGACGCTTTCAGGACCATGAAGCTGATACATTATCTGAGAGATAATTATTTCCCTAATGTCAATTTGTTCGATGCGGTTGATAGAATGTTCGAATTGTACGATATAAAGCCCGGTATTGCAAGGAAAGGAAATATTCCCGGTATCGAAGAACAGATGAAATATCTCGACTATATTAGGAAATTGTATGTAAAGATTATGGAATCTTAA